From the genome of Deinococcus sp. JMULE3, one region includes:
- the ppgK gene encoding polyphosphate--glucose phosphotransferase — MSVILGIDIGGSGIKGAPVDTRTGQLTAERRRIPTPEGAAPDDVKRVVQQLVEHFGLPGPVGVTFPGIVQRGHTLSAANVHPDWVGLNADALFTDATGHDVHLINDADAAGLAEARFGAGQGEDGTVLVLTFGTGIGSALIHRGVLIPNTELGHLWLRDKHAETWASDRARERDDLNWKQWSKRACTYLQHLELLFSPDLFIIGGGISKKAEKWQGHLKLDRSRVVPARLLNEAGIIGAAMMAAGTVPDPTAPAERTTPAEPTTPAPRKSPARRAPRKAGS, encoded by the coding sequence CGCGCCCGTGGACACCCGCACCGGTCAACTGACCGCCGAACGCCGGCGCATTCCCACGCCCGAAGGCGCCGCGCCAGACGACGTGAAACGTGTCGTGCAGCAGCTCGTCGAGCACTTCGGGCTGCCGGGACCGGTCGGCGTGACCTTCCCCGGCATCGTGCAGCGCGGCCACACCCTGTCCGCCGCGAACGTCCACCCGGACTGGGTGGGCCTGAATGCCGACGCGCTGTTCACCGACGCCACCGGGCACGACGTCCACCTGATCAACGACGCCGACGCCGCCGGACTCGCCGAGGCCCGCTTCGGCGCCGGGCAGGGCGAGGACGGCACCGTGCTCGTCCTGACCTTCGGGACCGGCATCGGCAGCGCCCTGATCCACCGGGGCGTGCTGATCCCCAACACCGAACTGGGTCACCTGTGGCTGCGCGACAAGCACGCCGAGACCTGGGCGTCCGACCGCGCCCGCGAACGCGACGATCTGAACTGGAAACAGTGGAGCAAACGCGCCTGCACGTACCTGCAGCACCTGGAACTGCTGTTCAGCCCGGACCTGTTCATCATCGGCGGCGGGATCAGCAAGAAAGCCGAGAAGTGGCAGGGGCACCTGAAGCTGGACCGCAGCCGCGTCGTGCCCGCCAGATTGCTGAACGAGGCCGGGATCATCGGCGCCGCCATGATGGCCGCCGGAACGGTCCCCGACCCGACCGCGCCAGCCGAACGGACCACGCCAGCCGAACCGACCACCCCCGCGCCCCGCAAGTCCCCCGCCCGCCGGGCACCCCGCAAGGCGGGCAGCTGA